The following proteins are co-located in the Equus caballus isolate H_3958 breed thoroughbred chromosome 15, TB-T2T, whole genome shotgun sequence genome:
- the LOC111771824 gene encoding ral guanine nucleotide dissociation stimulator-like isoform X3: protein MQEAVEELADGFRYSISLDRAQLHPANNSDQGCSESSTQEVVEELTDGFGYSISLDRDQLHHATINNQGCSESEDESTLSVTEACRMRALQAGMMQRLSESVVPAFPSRVLCSVITSLCSYSGSSTAHQVLDQLFPRSHLPSIPADALIPFGTHGGSLAHCVQDAGRQHHLPNAIYFLLGTWLGQGQDCREPLQFPCWTLQLATLHVSFGGSHVEDHAYLLPGHLEHLKAIEAKQKEPAPKLLPHPEPEPEPEPAPGLQPSPLPAPPPMAELEPASPASDPTGLEEGAPLASASVPAPELEPTGPWAVTTENQLREEKLNILDFPPRLVAEQLTRMEAELFKKLVPAHCLGSIWSQRDRRDHKFLAPTIRDTVAHTNTLANSVIATCLGALGMTAQDRARMVELWIHVAESPAIKRLKHTWGQVSRERSYTFKKWCRGQQHVSKRLFLKEATSVLATAQRGRHGARERRRQQGVIPSLEMIFSYLELLHDETDYYVEGNVLSCRNEEFKFIKDIEMVQKAANLYTVQPDEHLGAWFQAVEPLSEEASYSLSCQLEPRYQWTRKIRLFFKDKKSQSSSRPGLNTRPPK from the exons ATGCAGGAGGCGGTTGAAGAGCTGGCAGATGGCTTcaggtactccatctccctggaccgGGCGCAGCTCCACCCCGCCAACAATAGtgaccagggctgctctgag agcagCACACAGGAGGTGGTCGAAGAGCTGAcggatggcttcgggtactccatctccctggacagggaccaGCTGCACCATGCCaccatcaataaccagggctgctctgag agtgaagatgagtccactctgtctgtcactgaggcctgcaggatgcgtgccctccaggcaggcatgatgcagaggctctcagagtctgtggtgccagccttccccagcagagtcctctgcagtgtcatcacctccctctgcagctactcaggctccagcacagcccaccaggtgctggaccagctgtttcccag GTCCCATCTCCCCTCCATCCCGGCcgatgccctcatcccctttgggacacatggaggcagcttggcccattgtgTGCAGGATGCTGGAAGACagcaccacctcccaaa tgctatctatttcctgctgggaacctggctgggccaaggacaggattgcagggagcccctacagtttccatgctggaccctgcagctggccactctgcacgtcagctttggtggctcacatgtggaggaccatgcctaccttctgccaggaCACCTGGAGCACCTGAAGGCCATTGAGGCcaaacagaaag agccagctccaaagctcctgccacatccagagccagagccagagccagaaccagccCCTGGGCTACAGCCATCTCCActtccagccccaccacccatggcagagctggagccagcgtCACCTGCATCGGACcctacagggctggaggaaggggcaccaTTAGCTTCAGCCTCAGTGCCAGCTCCTGAACTAGAGCCCACtggaccctgggctgtgaccaccgaaaaccagctgcgggaggagaagctgaacatcttggacttccctccccggctggtggcagagcagctgacaagGATGGAGGCG gagctgttcaagaaattggtgcctgcccactgcctgggctccatctggtccCAGCGAGACCGCAGGGACCACAAAttcctggcacccaccatccgTGACACTGTGGCACACACGAACACCTTGGCCAACAGTGTCATCGCTACGTGCCTCGGGGCCCTGGgcatgacagcgcaggacagggccaggatgGTAGAGCTGTGGATTCATGTGGCCGAG agccctgccattaagCGTCTCAAACACACCTGGGGACAAGTGTCCAG aGAGAGATCCTACACCTTTAAGAAGTGGTGCAGGGGACAGCAGCACGTGAGCAAGAGACTGTTCCTGAAG gaggcgacctccgtgTTGGCCACTGCACAGAGGGGCCGCCATGGAGCCCGGGAGAGGCggcggcagcag ggtgtcatcccctccctcGAGATGATCTTCAGTTACCTGGAGCTGCTGCATGATGAGACGgattattatgtggag ggcaatgtgctcagCTGTCGGAATGAG gaaTTCAAATTCATCAAGGACATCGAGATGGTCCagaaggctgcaaatctgtacaccgtgcagcccgaTGAGCATTtgggggcctggttccaggccgtggagcccctgagcgAGGAGGCGAG ctacagcctgtcctgtcagctggagccacgataccagtggaccagaaagattcgactcttcttcaaAGACAAGAAGAGCCAGTCATCTTCCCGCCCAGGGCTGA ACACCAGGCCTCCAAAATAG
- the LOC111771824 gene encoding ral guanine nucleotide dissociation stimulator-like isoform X1: protein MFSCCLPSCGGSGFRKAKKKRLFSHYRHWLGPHLHRLCPTGRRSTQRCMQEAVEELADGFRYSISLDRAQLHPANNSDQGCSESSTQEVVEELTDGFGYSISLDRDQLHHATINNQGCSESEDESTLSVTEACRMRALQAGMMQRLSESVVPAFPSRVLCSVITSLCSYSGSSTAHQVLDQLFPRSHLPSIPADALIPFGTHGGSLAHCVQDAGRQHHLPNAIYFLLGTWLGQGQDCREPLQFPCWTLQLATLHVSFGGSHVEDHAYLLPGHLEHLKAIEAKQKEPAPKLLPHPEPEPEPEPAPGLQPSPLPAPPPMAELEPASPASDPTGLEEGAPLASASVPAPELEPTGPWAVTTENQLREEKLNILDFPPRLVAEQLTRMEAELFKKLVPAHCLGSIWSQRDRRDHKFLAPTIRDTVAHTNTLANSVIATCLGALGMTAQDRARMVELWIHVAEGCLGLRNFASFHTIFSALQSPAIKRLKHTWGQVSRERSYTFKKWCRGQQHVSKRLFLKEATSVLATAQRGRHGARERRRQQGVIPSLEMIFSYLELLHDETDYYVEGNVLSCRNEEFKFIKDIEMVQKAANLYTVQPDEHLGAWFQAVEPLSEEASYSLSCQLEPRYQWTRKIRLFFKDKKSQSSSRPGLNTRPPK, encoded by the exons ATGTTCTCCTGTTGTCTCCCGAGTTGTGGAGGCTccggcttcaggaaagccaagaaaaagagacttttcagtcactatagacactggcttggccctcacctgcaccgcctCTGTCCAACTGGCAGGAGGAGcactcag agatGCATGCAGGAGGCGGTTGAAGAGCTGGCAGATGGCTTcaggtactccatctccctggaccgGGCGCAGCTCCACCCCGCCAACAATAGtgaccagggctgctctgag agcagCACACAGGAGGTGGTCGAAGAGCTGAcggatggcttcgggtactccatctccctggacagggaccaGCTGCACCATGCCaccatcaataaccagggctgctctgag agtgaagatgagtccactctgtctgtcactgaggcctgcaggatgcgtgccctccaggcaggcatgatgcagaggctctcagagtctgtggtgccagccttccccagcagagtcctctgcagtgtcatcacctccctctgcagctactcaggctccagcacagcccaccaggtgctggaccagctgtttcccag GTCCCATCTCCCCTCCATCCCGGCcgatgccctcatcccctttgggacacatggaggcagcttggcccattgtgTGCAGGATGCTGGAAGACagcaccacctcccaaa tgctatctatttcctgctgggaacctggctgggccaaggacaggattgcagggagcccctacagtttccatgctggaccctgcagctggccactctgcacgtcagctttggtggctcacatgtggaggaccatgcctaccttctgccaggaCACCTGGAGCACCTGAAGGCCATTGAGGCcaaacagaaag agccagctccaaagctcctgccacatccagagccagagccagagccagaaccagccCCTGGGCTACAGCCATCTCCActtccagccccaccacccatggcagagctggagccagcgtCACCTGCATCGGACcctacagggctggaggaaggggcaccaTTAGCTTCAGCCTCAGTGCCAGCTCCTGAACTAGAGCCCACtggaccctgggctgtgaccaccgaaaaccagctgcgggaggagaagctgaacatcttggacttccctccccggctggtggcagagcagctgacaagGATGGAGGCG gagctgttcaagaaattggtgcctgcccactgcctgggctccatctggtccCAGCGAGACCGCAGGGACCACAAAttcctggcacccaccatccgTGACACTGTGGCACACACGAACACCTTGGCCAACAGTGTCATCGCTACGTGCCTCGGGGCCCTGGgcatgacagcgcaggacagggccaggatgGTAGAGCTGTGGATTCATGTGGCCGAG gGGTGCCTAGGCCTCAGAAATTTCGCATCCTTCCACACGATcttttctgctctgcagagccctgccattaagCGTCTCAAACACACCTGGGGACAAGTGTCCAG aGAGAGATCCTACACCTTTAAGAAGTGGTGCAGGGGACAGCAGCACGTGAGCAAGAGACTGTTCCTGAAG gaggcgacctccgtgTTGGCCACTGCACAGAGGGGCCGCCATGGAGCCCGGGAGAGGCggcggcagcag ggtgtcatcccctccctcGAGATGATCTTCAGTTACCTGGAGCTGCTGCATGATGAGACGgattattatgtggag ggcaatgtgctcagCTGTCGGAATGAG gaaTTCAAATTCATCAAGGACATCGAGATGGTCCagaaggctgcaaatctgtacaccgtgcagcccgaTGAGCATTtgggggcctggttccaggccgtggagcccctgagcgAGGAGGCGAG ctacagcctgtcctgtcagctggagccacgataccagtggaccagaaagattcgactcttcttcaaAGACAAGAAGAGCCAGTCATCTTCCCGCCCAGGGCTGA ACACCAGGCCTCCAAAATAG
- the LOC111771824 gene encoding ral guanine nucleotide dissociation stimulator-like isoform X5 yields MRALQAGMMQRLSESVVPAFPSRVLCSVITSLCSYSGSSTAHQVLDQLFPRSHLPSIPADALIPFGTHGGSLAHCVQDAGRQHHLPNAIYFLLGTWLGQGQDCREPLQFPCWTLQLATLHVSFGGSHVEDHAYLLPGHLEHLKAIEAKQKEPAPKLLPHPEPEPEPEPAPGLQPSPLPAPPPMAELEPASPASDPTGLEEGAPLASASVPAPELEPTGPWAVTTENQLREEKLNILDFPPRLVAEQLTRMEAELFKKLVPAHCLGSIWSQRDRRDHKFLAPTIRDTVAHTNTLANSVIATCLGALGMTAQDRARMVELWIHVAEGCLGLRNFASFHTIFSALQSPAIKRLKHTWGQVSRERSYTFKKWCRGQQHVSKRLFLKEATSVLATAQRGRHGARERRRQQGVIPSLEMIFSYLELLHDETDYYVEGNVLSCRNEEFKFIKDIEMVQKAANLYTVQPDEHLGAWFQAVEPLSEEASYSLSCQLEPRYQWTRKIRLFFKDKKSQSSSRPGLNTRPPK; encoded by the exons atgcgtgccctccaggcaggcatgatgcagaggctctcagagtctgtggtgccagccttccccagcagagtcctctgcagtgtcatcacctccctctgcagctactcaggctccagcacagcccaccaggtgctggaccagctgtttcccag GTCCCATCTCCCCTCCATCCCGGCcgatgccctcatcccctttgggacacatggaggcagcttggcccattgtgTGCAGGATGCTGGAAGACagcaccacctcccaaa tgctatctatttcctgctgggaacctggctgggccaaggacaggattgcagggagcccctacagtttccatgctggaccctgcagctggccactctgcacgtcagctttggtggctcacatgtggaggaccatgcctaccttctgccaggaCACCTGGAGCACCTGAAGGCCATTGAGGCcaaacagaaag agccagctccaaagctcctgccacatccagagccagagccagagccagaaccagccCCTGGGCTACAGCCATCTCCActtccagccccaccacccatggcagagctggagccagcgtCACCTGCATCGGACcctacagggctggaggaaggggcaccaTTAGCTTCAGCCTCAGTGCCAGCTCCTGAACTAGAGCCCACtggaccctgggctgtgaccaccgaaaaccagctgcgggaggagaagctgaacatcttggacttccctccccggctggtggcagagcagctgacaagGATGGAGGCG gagctgttcaagaaattggtgcctgcccactgcctgggctccatctggtccCAGCGAGACCGCAGGGACCACAAAttcctggcacccaccatccgTGACACTGTGGCACACACGAACACCTTGGCCAACAGTGTCATCGCTACGTGCCTCGGGGCCCTGGgcatgacagcgcaggacagggccaggatgGTAGAGCTGTGGATTCATGTGGCCGAG gGGTGCCTAGGCCTCAGAAATTTCGCATCCTTCCACACGATcttttctgctctgcagagccctgccattaagCGTCTCAAACACACCTGGGGACAAGTGTCCAG aGAGAGATCCTACACCTTTAAGAAGTGGTGCAGGGGACAGCAGCACGTGAGCAAGAGACTGTTCCTGAAG gaggcgacctccgtgTTGGCCACTGCACAGAGGGGCCGCCATGGAGCCCGGGAGAGGCggcggcagcag ggtgtcatcccctccctcGAGATGATCTTCAGTTACCTGGAGCTGCTGCATGATGAGACGgattattatgtggag ggcaatgtgctcagCTGTCGGAATGAG gaaTTCAAATTCATCAAGGACATCGAGATGGTCCagaaggctgcaaatctgtacaccgtgcagcccgaTGAGCATTtgggggcctggttccaggccgtggagcccctgagcgAGGAGGCGAG ctacagcctgtcctgtcagctggagccacgataccagtggaccagaaagattcgactcttcttcaaAGACAAGAAGAGCCAGTCATCTTCCCGCCCAGGGCTGA ACACCAGGCCTCCAAAATAG
- the LOC111771824 gene encoding ral guanine nucleotide dissociation stimulator-like isoform X2, with amino-acid sequence MQEAVEELADGFRYSISLDRAQLHPANNSDQGCSESSTQEVVEELTDGFGYSISLDRDQLHHATINNQGCSESEDESTLSVTEACRMRALQAGMMQRLSESVVPAFPSRVLCSVITSLCSYSGSSTAHQVLDQLFPRSHLPSIPADALIPFGTHGGSLAHCVQDAGRQHHLPNAIYFLLGTWLGQGQDCREPLQFPCWTLQLATLHVSFGGSHVEDHAYLLPGHLEHLKAIEAKQKEPAPKLLPHPEPEPEPEPAPGLQPSPLPAPPPMAELEPASPASDPTGLEEGAPLASASVPAPELEPTGPWAVTTENQLREEKLNILDFPPRLVAEQLTRMEAELFKKLVPAHCLGSIWSQRDRRDHKFLAPTIRDTVAHTNTLANSVIATCLGALGMTAQDRARMVELWIHVAEGCLGLRNFASFHTIFSALQSPAIKRLKHTWGQVSRERSYTFKKWCRGQQHVSKRLFLKEATSVLATAQRGRHGARERRRQQGVIPSLEMIFSYLELLHDETDYYVEGNVLSCRNEEFKFIKDIEMVQKAANLYTVQPDEHLGAWFQAVEPLSEEASYSLSCQLEPRYQWTRKIRLFFKDKKSQSSSRPGLNTRPPK; translated from the exons ATGCAGGAGGCGGTTGAAGAGCTGGCAGATGGCTTcaggtactccatctccctggaccgGGCGCAGCTCCACCCCGCCAACAATAGtgaccagggctgctctgag agcagCACACAGGAGGTGGTCGAAGAGCTGAcggatggcttcgggtactccatctccctggacagggaccaGCTGCACCATGCCaccatcaataaccagggctgctctgag agtgaagatgagtccactctgtctgtcactgaggcctgcaggatgcgtgccctccaggcaggcatgatgcagaggctctcagagtctgtggtgccagccttccccagcagagtcctctgcagtgtcatcacctccctctgcagctactcaggctccagcacagcccaccaggtgctggaccagctgtttcccag GTCCCATCTCCCCTCCATCCCGGCcgatgccctcatcccctttgggacacatggaggcagcttggcccattgtgTGCAGGATGCTGGAAGACagcaccacctcccaaa tgctatctatttcctgctgggaacctggctgggccaaggacaggattgcagggagcccctacagtttccatgctggaccctgcagctggccactctgcacgtcagctttggtggctcacatgtggaggaccatgcctaccttctgccaggaCACCTGGAGCACCTGAAGGCCATTGAGGCcaaacagaaag agccagctccaaagctcctgccacatccagagccagagccagagccagaaccagccCCTGGGCTACAGCCATCTCCActtccagccccaccacccatggcagagctggagccagcgtCACCTGCATCGGACcctacagggctggaggaaggggcaccaTTAGCTTCAGCCTCAGTGCCAGCTCCTGAACTAGAGCCCACtggaccctgggctgtgaccaccgaaaaccagctgcgggaggagaagctgaacatcttggacttccctccccggctggtggcagagcagctgacaagGATGGAGGCG gagctgttcaagaaattggtgcctgcccactgcctgggctccatctggtccCAGCGAGACCGCAGGGACCACAAAttcctggcacccaccatccgTGACACTGTGGCACACACGAACACCTTGGCCAACAGTGTCATCGCTACGTGCCTCGGGGCCCTGGgcatgacagcgcaggacagggccaggatgGTAGAGCTGTGGATTCATGTGGCCGAG gGGTGCCTAGGCCTCAGAAATTTCGCATCCTTCCACACGATcttttctgctctgcagagccctgccattaagCGTCTCAAACACACCTGGGGACAAGTGTCCAG aGAGAGATCCTACACCTTTAAGAAGTGGTGCAGGGGACAGCAGCACGTGAGCAAGAGACTGTTCCTGAAG gaggcgacctccgtgTTGGCCACTGCACAGAGGGGCCGCCATGGAGCCCGGGAGAGGCggcggcagcag ggtgtcatcccctccctcGAGATGATCTTCAGTTACCTGGAGCTGCTGCATGATGAGACGgattattatgtggag ggcaatgtgctcagCTGTCGGAATGAG gaaTTCAAATTCATCAAGGACATCGAGATGGTCCagaaggctgcaaatctgtacaccgtgcagcccgaTGAGCATTtgggggcctggttccaggccgtggagcccctgagcgAGGAGGCGAG ctacagcctgtcctgtcagctggagccacgataccagtggaccagaaagattcgactcttcttcaaAGACAAGAAGAGCCAGTCATCTTCCCGCCCAGGGCTGA ACACCAGGCCTCCAAAATAG
- the LOC111771824 gene encoding ral guanine nucleotide dissociation stimulator-like isoform X4 produces the protein MQEAVEELADGFRYSISLDRAQLHPANNSDQGCSESSTQEVVEELTDGFGYSISLDRDQLHHATINNQGCSESEDESTLSVTEACRMRALQAGMMQRLSESVVPAFPSRVLCSVITSLCSYSGSSTAHQVLDQLFPSAIYFLLGTWLGQGQDCREPLQFPCWTLQLATLHVSFGGSHVEDHAYLLPGHLEHLKAIEAKQKEPAPKLLPHPEPEPEPEPAPGLQPSPLPAPPPMAELEPASPASDPTGLEEGAPLASASVPAPELEPTGPWAVTTENQLREEKLNILDFPPRLVAEQLTRMEAELFKKLVPAHCLGSIWSQRDRRDHKFLAPTIRDTVAHTNTLANSVIATCLGALGMTAQDRARMVELWIHVAEGCLGLRNFASFHTIFSALQSPAIKRLKHTWGQVSRERSYTFKKWCRGQQHVSKRLFLKEATSVLATAQRGRHGARERRRQQGVIPSLEMIFSYLELLHDETDYYVEGNVLSCRNEEFKFIKDIEMVQKAANLYTVQPDEHLGAWFQAVEPLSEEASYSLSCQLEPRYQWTRKIRLFFKDKKSQSSSRPGLNTRPPK, from the exons ATGCAGGAGGCGGTTGAAGAGCTGGCAGATGGCTTcaggtactccatctccctggaccgGGCGCAGCTCCACCCCGCCAACAATAGtgaccagggctgctctgag agcagCACACAGGAGGTGGTCGAAGAGCTGAcggatggcttcgggtactccatctccctggacagggaccaGCTGCACCATGCCaccatcaataaccagggctgctctgag agtgaagatgagtccactctgtctgtcactgaggcctgcaggatgcgtgccctccaggcaggcatgatgcagaggctctcagagtctgtggtgccagccttccccagcagagtcctctgcagtgtcatcacctccctctgcagctactcaggctccagcacagcccaccaggtgctggaccagctgtttcccag tgctatctatttcctgctgggaacctggctgggccaaggacaggattgcagggagcccctacagtttccatgctggaccctgcagctggccactctgcacgtcagctttggtggctcacatgtggaggaccatgcctaccttctgccaggaCACCTGGAGCACCTGAAGGCCATTGAGGCcaaacagaaag agccagctccaaagctcctgccacatccagagccagagccagagccagaaccagccCCTGGGCTACAGCCATCTCCActtccagccccaccacccatggcagagctggagccagcgtCACCTGCATCGGACcctacagggctggaggaaggggcaccaTTAGCTTCAGCCTCAGTGCCAGCTCCTGAACTAGAGCCCACtggaccctgggctgtgaccaccgaaaaccagctgcgggaggagaagctgaacatcttggacttccctccccggctggtggcagagcagctgacaagGATGGAGGCG gagctgttcaagaaattggtgcctgcccactgcctgggctccatctggtccCAGCGAGACCGCAGGGACCACAAAttcctggcacccaccatccgTGACACTGTGGCACACACGAACACCTTGGCCAACAGTGTCATCGCTACGTGCCTCGGGGCCCTGGgcatgacagcgcaggacagggccaggatgGTAGAGCTGTGGATTCATGTGGCCGAG gGGTGCCTAGGCCTCAGAAATTTCGCATCCTTCCACACGATcttttctgctctgcagagccctgccattaagCGTCTCAAACACACCTGGGGACAAGTGTCCAG aGAGAGATCCTACACCTTTAAGAAGTGGTGCAGGGGACAGCAGCACGTGAGCAAGAGACTGTTCCTGAAG gaggcgacctccgtgTTGGCCACTGCACAGAGGGGCCGCCATGGAGCCCGGGAGAGGCggcggcagcag ggtgtcatcccctccctcGAGATGATCTTCAGTTACCTGGAGCTGCTGCATGATGAGACGgattattatgtggag ggcaatgtgctcagCTGTCGGAATGAG gaaTTCAAATTCATCAAGGACATCGAGATGGTCCagaaggctgcaaatctgtacaccgtgcagcccgaTGAGCATTtgggggcctggttccaggccgtggagcccctgagcgAGGAGGCGAG ctacagcctgtcctgtcagctggagccacgataccagtggaccagaaagattcgactcttcttcaaAGACAAGAAGAGCCAGTCATCTTCCCGCCCAGGGCTGA ACACCAGGCCTCCAAAATAG